The following are encoded together in the Salvia hispanica cultivar TCC Black 2014 chromosome 6, UniMelb_Shisp_WGS_1.0, whole genome shotgun sequence genome:
- the LOC125193108 gene encoding protein CHUP1, chloroplastic-like — MVAGKVKTAMGLQKSPARAKAKPDASPKPPGSGKQKGSGNGFSRSFGAYFPRSSAQVQPRPPDVSELIRLVEDLRESESRLKTELLEHKLLKESVAILPMLETEISNKDSEIERFRKKIEWLEVENERLRNENEFLHIELTHQNHKYEENIKYMQAELRDIKRAVAEHEETTPSSSSPPKLAHVTNNYHKSNFSAKVLRKCVTQSNIASNFCDSVASLKKDNTAEKDDRPRSSRFDSEEIPGTSEPLIAIRSRAPRVPKPPPLPSSSQSSSASLSDSADRALAEISNIPPPPAKSKVSAPPPPPPPPAKSKVAAPPAPPPPPPKGGKSKVRRVPEVVEFYHSLMRRDSSFRRDSSASSDGILAGAAAKDMIGEIENRSSHLLAIKTDVETQGDFISFLIKEVQNAAFTDIEDVVPFVKWLDDELSHLVDERAVLKHFNWPEQKADALREAAFGYSDLKKLESEVLSFRDDSRLHCAPALKKMQSLFDKLEHSVYNLSRLREVATNRYKLHHIPMDWMLETGFVSQIKLASVKLAMKYMKRVTAELGMVAGGPEEEDLIVQGVKFAFRVHQFAGGFDAETMKAFQELRDKFQLCQNQHQRKFIC; from the exons ATGGTCGCCGGAAAAGTCAAAACGGCGATGGGACTGCAGAAATCGCCTGCTCGGGCGAAGGCTAAGCCCGACGCCTCGCCAAAACCGCCGGGATCCGGCAAGCAGAAAGGCTCCGGCAACGGCTTCTCCCGCTCGTTCGGCGCCTACTTCCCGCGCTCCTCCGCGCAGGTCCAGCCGCGGCCACCGGACGTCTCGGAACTCATCCGATTGGTCGAGGATCTGCGCGAGAGCGAGTCGCGCCTCAAGACGGAGCTCCTCGAGCACAAGCTGCTCAAGGAGTCCGTCGCGATCCTGCCGATGCTGGAGACCGAGATTTCGAACAAGGATTCTGAAATTGAGCGGTTTAGGAAGAAGATCGAGTGGCTGGAGGTGGAGAATGAGCGCCTCAGGAATGAGAACGAGTTTCTGCACATCGAATTGACCCACCAGAATCACAAATACGAAGAGAACATCAAATACATGCAGGCCGAATTGCGCGATATTAAACGAGCTGTCGCCGAGCACGAGGAAACGACgccgtcttcttcttctccgcCGAAGCTCGCTCATGTCACCAATAATTACCACAAATCCAATTTCTCTGCCAAGGTTTTGCGAAAATGCGTCACGCAGAGTAACATTGCCTCCAATTTCTGCGATTCTGTCGCGAGCCTGAAGAAGGACAACACGGCGGAGAAGGACGACCGGCCTCGGAGTTCCCGCTTCGATTCCGAGGAGATTCCCGGAACTTCCGAACCGTTGATCGCGATTCGATCCCGCGCGCCGCGGGTTCCgaagccgccgccgctgccgtcGTCGTCTCAGTCTTCATCCGCCTCTCTTTCTGATTCAGCTGACCGCGCATTGGCGGAGATTTCCAACATTCCGCCGCCTCCGGCGAAATCCAAGGTGTCTGCGCCGCCTCCTCCGCCACCGCCTCCGGCGAAATCCAAGGTGGCTGCGCCGCCTGCTCCTCCGCCACCACCTCCGAAGGGGGGTAAATCGAAGGTCAGGAGAGTTCCGGAGGTTGTTGAGTTTTACCACTCGCTGATGCGGAGGGATTCGAGCTTCAGACGCGATTCCAGTGCCTCCTCCGATGGGATATTGGCCGGAGCTGCGGCCAAGGATATGATTGGAGAAATTGAGAATCGCTCTTCACATTTACTTGcg ATCAAGACAGATGTGGAGACCCAAGGAGATTTCATTAGTTTCTTGATCAAAGAAGTTCAAAATGCTGCCTTCACTGACATTGAAGATGTCGTCCCGTTTGTTAAATGGCTTGATGATGAGCTCTCGCATCTGGTTGATGAGAGAGCTGTGCTGAAGCACTTCAACTGGCCGGAGCAGAAGGCTGATGCACTGAGAGAAGCTGCTTTTGGCTACTCTGATCTGAAGAAGCTGGAGTCTGAAGTTTTGTCGTTTCGCGATGATTCTAGGCTGCATTGTGCTCCCGCTCTCAAGAAAATGCAGTCCCTCTTTGACAA ATTGGAGCACAGTGTTTACAATTTGTCGAGGTTGAGAGAAGTGGCTACTAATAGGTACAAACTTCACCATATTCCGATGGATTGGATGCTTGAAACCGGCTTTGTGAGTCAG ATAAAGCTGGCATCAGTGAAATTGGCAATGAAGTACATGAAGAGAGTAACGGCAGAGCTGGGAATGGTAGCCGGCGGTCCTGAAGAAGAGGATCTCATAGTCCAAGGCG